The Salmo trutta chromosome 6, fSalTru1.1, whole genome shotgun sequence genome has a window encoding:
- the LOC115195337 gene encoding nuclear factor 7, brain-like, giving the protein MATSSSTLTDHLCCAICTEIYTDPVSLSCQHTFCKRCLEQSLEAGLPPRCPECRAPITERNFQINRLVRNMADQLRLEQSRQENTGGQRSTAERGDECPEHGEAMKLFCVTDRKLICLVCKEGRDHRGHTFKPMREAQEDLITEVVSALGILKEDLNVAQHKRESQQRNISKRGEKSSQVKEKIRTQFEEVINKLKQREEEAMREIDRRDGLVNIKMEKRLTKIKRHETDVKKRETSLQSGQDITDPRKFLQWWTEKGRSSCDARQVCPDIYKAPRVERPRQFEGYEDPATLLGFIGWEGIEKSLEWKFYQLDRSDERCVLS; this is encoded by the coding sequence CATCTGTACAGAGATCTACACTGACCCTGTGTCTCTCAGCTGCCAGCACACCTTCTGTAAGAGATGTCTTGAACAGAGCCTAGAGGCTGGACTCCCACCCCGCTGCCCTGAGTGTAGAGCTCCGATCACGGAGAGAAACTTCCAGATCAACAGACTGGTTAGGAACATGGCGGACCAGCTGAGACTGGAGCAGAGTAGACAGGAGAACACCGGAGGACAAAGATCTACAGCTGAGAGAGGAGACGAGTGTCCTGAGCACGGAGAAGCTATGAAGCTGTTCTGTGTGACAGACAGGAAGTTGATCTGTCTGGTCTGTAAGGAGGGGAGAGACCACAGAGGACACACATTCAAACCTATGAGAGAGGCACAGGAGGATCTGATAACAGAAGTGGTCTCAGCATTAGGTATACTGAAGGAAGACTTGAACGTAGCGCAACATAAAAGAGAAAGTCAACAGAGAAACATCtctaagagaggagagaaatccAGCCAAGTCAAGGAAAAAATCAGGACCCAGTTTGAGGAAGTAATCAACAAGCTGaagcagagagaagaggaggcaatgagagagatagacaggaggGATGGTCTTGTCAATATCAAAATGGAGAAACGTCTGACTAAAATAAAGAGACACGAGACTGatgtgaaaaagagagagacctcGCTTCAGTCTGGACAGGACATCACTGACCCCAGGAAGTTCCTTCAGTGGTGGACAGAGAAGGGTCGCTCTTCGTGTGATGCAAGGCAGGTTTGTCCAGACATCTACAAAGCACCCAGGGTGGAAAGACCAAGGCAATTTGAGGGCTATGAAGATCCTGCCACCCTCTTGGGTTTTATTGGCTGGGAGGGCATTGAGAAAAGCCTTGAATGGAAATTCTATCAATTAGATAGGTCTGATGAACGTTGTGTCCTCTCTTGA